The Linepithema humile isolate Giens D197 chromosome 7, Lhum_UNIL_v1.0, whole genome shotgun sequence genome has a window encoding:
- the LOC105668282 gene encoding potassium/sodium hyperpolarization-activated cyclic nucleotide-gated channel 2-like, protein MCFLCLYSDNFIISIRLAKLILFLYCFNQSFNDSTMLRVKHECDIVTKHEDVLFPPDRSFFQKMYDDFRYLLMASNKNPGACKYLRSHASIVSEKRRHLRNYRYIIHPFSMFRHYWDFTMILIMICLLFAVPHQAAFEISQRSHYWTFSKNFLLFFCCMDVIVNFMTGYFDKLHHIVVMEQKQIMKRYLKRIFLPDLLGSLMTDIVFVAVWQKFTVTRELASLICGFRVFSLTSYIRKIAHVYDVPIALYKVCIAIFWLVITLHWQSCLYWLMPIATTSMYLPERPANGSWLHEFDLWEESKARQYLSSLLRAISTFLSSGFLHSKPRNETDLTLVIISQIFGSLIIWILIAYVRLFFKGANGSKTKYRNIISQLKQYMIHRQLPHTTQHRILAYYEFCFQQRYFREIEILNILSMQMRQEINMHACRKLVENVTFFNNLPLALLTRIVALLKSEIFLTNDVIVRANQPGDCMYFIAIGTVAIYTSSGREVCHLEDGAHFGEIVLVMPEERRVASVVAVEICELYRLDRADFARTIHPYPMLWEQIKKIAIERHERTTILNAE, encoded by the exons ATGTGCTTTTTATGCTTGTACagcgataattttataattagcaTACGTTTAGCAAAACTCATCCTTTTTCTGTATTGTTTTAATCAATCATTTAACGATTCCACAATGCTTCGTGTAAAACATGAATGCGATATTGTAACCAAACACGAAGACGTACTCTTTCCTCCTGATCGCagtttctttcaaaaaatgtacGATGACTTCCGATATTTGCTGATGgcatcaaataaaaatccaGGCGCTTGCAAATATCTACGTAGTCATGCTTCTATAGTCTCGGAAAAGCGACGGCATTTACGTAATTACAGATACATTATTCATCCATTCAGTATGTTTAG ACATTACTGGGATTTCacaatgattttaattatgatatgcTTGCTATTCGCTGTTCCGCATCAAGCTGCCTTCGAAATAAGCCAACGCTCGCATTACTGGacattttccaaaaatttccTGCTTTTCTTCTGTTGCATGGACGtgattgttaattttatgacagg ATATTTTGACAAGCTGCATCACATCGTCGTGATGGAGCAGAAGCAAATAATGAAGAGATATCTGAAACGTATCTTTCTGCCAGACCTGCTGGGCTCTCTAATGACTGACATCGTATTTGTTGCAGTGTGGCAAAAGTTTACAGTCACGCGGGAATTAGCGTCTTTGATATGCGGATTTCGCGTGTTCTCTCTCACTTCCTACATAAGAAAAATTGCCCATGTGTATGACGTTCCAATAGCTCTCTACAAAGTCTGCATCGCGATATTTTGGCTGGTAATAACATTGCACTGGCAATCTTGCCTCTACTGGCTAATGCCGATAGCGACGACCTCCATGTATCTACCAGAACGTCCAGCGAACGGTTCCTGGCTACATGAATTCGATCTTTGGGAAGAATCTAAAGCCCGACAATATTTATCCAGCCTTTTACGCGCTATCTCCACTTTCCTTTCCTCGGGCTTTCTGCATAGCAAACCGAGAAATGAGACGGACCTCACGCTTGTGATTATCTCACAAATCTTCGGTAGTTTGATTATTTGGATTCTAATAGCTTACGTGAGACTGTTCTTCAAGGGCGCTAACGGTTCTAAGACGAAATATCGAAACATCATATCGCAACTCAAACAATATATGATTCATCGGCAGCTACCGCACACGACTCAACATCGTATCTTAGCTTACTACGAATTTTGCTTTCAACAGCGATATTTTCGCGAGATCGAGATTCTCAACATATTGTCTATGCAGATGCGTCAGGAAATTAACATGCACGCCTGTCGTAAGCTCGTGGAAAACGTCACGTTCTTTAACAATCTGCCTCTCGCTTTACTCACGCGCATCGTCGCCCTGCTGAAGTCTGAGATATTTCTAACGAACGACGTGATTGTACGAGCCAATCAACCAGGTGACTGTATGTACTTTATTGCTATCGGCACGGTGGCGATTTACACGAGTTCCGGCAGGGAAGTGTGTCACTTAGAGGACGGCGCGCATTTCGGGGAGATCGTTTTGGTGATGCCGGAGGAGCGGAGAGTGGCCAGCGTGGTCGCTGTTGAAATTTGCGAATTATATCGTCTGGATCGCGCTGATTTTGCCAGAACAATTCATCCGTATCCCATGCTATGGGAACAAATCAAGAAAATAGCTATCGAGAGGCACGAAAGAACAACAATATTGAATGCGGAATAA